GTTCCACTTTTCTCCTCATTTCAGGACTGTTTGGAGAAAAAGGACACGCTTACCTTCCGTTTCACGGCTACTTTAAACACTCATTAGGTATTTCattgatatattttaaataactaagtaaatttCTTTGGAAATAAATGCTGTATTTGTCATAGGATGAGCTCAAATCCTTATCGACTGTAAAGCTGTATGCTTAACTTTACAGGAAAATTTGAAAACCCAAGCCTATTTTACCTCAGATTTTAGACTTTTTTATGTAACTTCCTGTGTTTTTTACTTGCAGTTATTTACAGCAGTGTAAGACCTTTATGCTTATTTAATGGGTCATGTTCAATAGGTTGTTAGGGTCATTTGCATTTGATTTTGAAGGGTTAGCCCAATACTATCATGGTTaatgtttaaatcaaaatatttccTGGCATATTTCAAAACCAGATTAGCAAAATTTTGAGAGTCTGGTTAATAAATTCTGTGATTTCTCACCCACACACACGCCACATCACCAGCCTGTGTCAACCATCTTATAAACACTTAGTCTGTTGCCATTCAAAGCTCTTGTTGCTAAGAAAAAGCAGATGAGTTTCAGACCGATGGCAGCACGAACATCACATCCTAAGACATGAGTCATACATCTAGTTTCTTCACTGCAGATTACCTCCACCCACTCGTTTTTTTAACAGCTACAGTTTTTAGTGGTCAAATGCCAGCAGATTTGCATTAGTAGTGCTCCATGAGTGCCACAATACTACAAAACTGCCCACCTAACCTGCCGTTTCACTGATACTGTGGATTTTACATATGCAAATCTGAAAACTATGCACTCCTTGTACAATCATTTTGAAACATTGCCTTGTGGTTGATGTTCTTGGAAGTTTCTAATTAATAtgtaaatgcatgtatttatgtACTTTTACATGTCTGCATGTGCCCTATTGTATTAACCCCACATGGGACAATTGAAATAGAcaactacaaacaaacaaaaagaacatAAGGCTCATGTCTCAGAATTTACATAAGGCCATCTCAAATAGATATCTAACACAGTATATATGAAAATTTGTGTatatcacatacagttgaagtcagaattattaaccccctcttttttatatatttcccgaatgatgtttaacagagcaaggaaatgttcacagtatgtctgataatattttttcttccggagatagtcttatttgtgttacttttgccagagtaaaagcagtttttaatttttaaaagccattttaaggtcaatattattagcccctttaagcaatattttttcaatagtctacaaaccaaaccatcattatacaataacttgcctaattaccttaacctgcttagttaacctaattaccctagttaagcctttaaatgtcactttaagctgtatagaagtgtcttgaagaatatctagtctaatattatttactgtcatcatatttttgtgttggttaatgtttctttacacggtcaattgccttttgggattatttcctacaattatcagatgatatgggatgctgtatGCACTTAATTGCGCTCATAAACCATTCAAGTGCCCTtcgtttcccaggtgagtgaaattacatACTTGTATACAATgtctataaatgtgtttgttttatttaagatcatttatcatatataacgttctttagagctgtaatgcactccagagtctgacagattgattagctgtagactctagaacagtcatctgaagcgttatcatacagtatTATGCTGGAGTtgatcaatagtcttgcatttactaacacacactatatttgaagtgtttggacgtatttcatgctttcctcctgttgaaaaacatcataagaacaatgtttagtgactcaatgtattacagcagtgtttttaaaagtctaaacactttactgatatagtgtacagccaagcacatgtggtcagaacacaaacgagtcgcaggtaatagagtatcaagcgtttctcccaaagtaaagtctgtctgcctggtccaagcaaaatgccagcaggtgtctgtagctccactcactctccgcctctttgccccgTGAAGCTCCTCCCTCACAGGAGTGGCAACAAACACACTATAAAACTTTACAGGATCTCACTAGTCAGAGACAGAGTGGAAAAAGCAGAACATCACACTTCGCTTGAAGAGATAAACATCCCAATATGGCAAACAACACAGTGAGTAAACAATACTTAAACTCATAGCAGACACGTGTTATGATGGTTCTGTTTTAAAGCAATGTATAAAGTGTTATTGACAGAAGTGAGGTAGAgttagattttttaaaactaGACAAATACTTAATCGAGTAATGTAAAAGTACTAATATTAGTAATCAATAAAGTAAAAGAAGCTAATAAAGTATCTAAATGAGATGACTACTCAATAAGTAACTAGCTGCTGATGATCTAATTGAAATGAAAAAGTCTTGAGTTTCAGACTGCTTTAGGTTACACATCTCATTAAAAGTCTCTCTGTTctgtttaaatgataaaaaccCCTTTAAAATAAGGTAAAGCTGTATATCTCAATCCTTTGTACTCTAACAAAGTTACATACATTTTTCAAATGAATATTTCAGAGAAATGTGCATGCGATGTATGTGCTTTATAGACGCATTTATTCTTAGATATGGCACTTTATTAAGACGTTGCATAAAATACTGAATgaaaagtgtgtttgtgtatatatatagatatatacacacacgtatatatatatatatatatatatatatatatatatatacacatatatatgtatatatacacatatatatgtatatatacacatatacacatatatttatatacatatacacatatatttatatacatatacacatatatttatatacatatacatatatatatatatatatatatatatatatatatatatatatatatatatatgtatatatatatatatatatatatatacacatatatttatatatatatatatatgtatgtatatgtgtacttGCCTAGCTATCTAAGAGGAGACCTTTGTGTTGTCACATACCCACTTACAGGGGACCTGGAGCCCTGTTGGACATGCCTTACATCATGTTAACAACAAGTGAAAaagttttctattatttatatattttttttaaatgtgaccaAGAGGGGGCCTGggtttgtacagtatgtgtgcgtCTGTCAAAAATAGTATCTAATCTACTTCCTCTTTGTTACATGCCCAAACACTGTGGCGAGAGTCACTTTAGGAGGAGAAAGCATCTGACTTCATCTTGCTGATCAATCTGTGACTGTACAGCAGCTTCCGAATTAAACCCACGTGACCACACCCAGTTCCACAAGCAGCCAATGCAACATAGCATGAGAGTTGTAAATGCTCATAAAAACTATTTAGCCTATTaaaaatcttgtttatttttatttgacagtatGTAAAAGTACAGTACAGTGTATAATTATAGGCAGTTAAAGTTACTCTGAatgaatatttgtttaaataaatgtgcaatgCTTTTCCGCCTCTGGTTAGTTAACACTTATTTTTAACAGTAGGATGCAATATgttgtacatttttacattaaattaacaaCTGGTGAAAGAACCAGTGCATTTAAATCAGTCATTCACAGCTTGCAATTACTTGACAAGTTACCTTGAACTTTAGTATAATAAATGAACAATCATACGAAATTGAAACGTTAAGCCATTTGCATATTTCTCTGCACAACACTGAACTTTTTCAACATTATTTTCACAGGTAAATATAAAATCCAGAATTAATGATCGACGAATAAAAGAGAACTTCATTGAGAAACAACACGTTAGCACAGAAATTCTGCAAACACTTGACGACATGAGAATAACGCATATGTATGAAAATTACCTTCATAAAAACATCCAGGATTATCCAACTCCCATTGAATTTCACATCACAGAAGTGGCTCACATCACCAACAAGATTAGTCTTCCCCAGATTTGGCGCTTTGAAGGATTCAAAGGTCTCAATAGTAATTCGCTTTCATGGTGGAGCCTGAAGATCAATGATGCTGACATTCAAGAAGCCGAGGAGCGTTACCTTGAAACAAAGTTTCCAGACAGAAGCAAAGAAGAAAGAGCAGCTCAGCAGCCATTCCTGAGGAAATTCACCACATCACCCTTGTTTAAAGACGAGTCACGTTATGGCAATTTCCGCTTCACGTTTCCTCTGTCTGAACTGATGGAGGCCTACAAGAAGCAGAAATGTGAGGGTGAAGAGCCGGTGCTCAGAATATATGAGACCAAACTTTTCAAGCAGGAGATTGAGTATGTTGTGCTTGTTCACAGCCCTCAGTTTAATGAGAAATTCAAGGATTTCCCGCTGCTTACATCCAACCCAATTGTTGCTTATGATGGTCAACAAATCATCTGGAAAGCTCAAGCCATTTGTGAAACACACACCTTAGAACTGGAAACCATTGGAAACATGGCAGTGACTCAACGAAAGGAGAGATATGAACATTATGTGTGGGATCAGGTTAGCCTTGCCTTTCACACTAATGAAGTCCTCACCTTTTCCAAAAAAAGGCTAAAAGCAAGCCTCAGTGCTTGTCAACGTGATCAGTATGTAAACCTGGATAAGTGGAAAAACACGTATGTACACAAAGACATATCCCTTGAAGAGGCTGAGAAGATCATAGAAAACCTGCAGGATGATGAACCGGAAGAGGAAAAGGAAGACAAGAAAGAAGAGATAAA
This genomic stretch from Danio aesculapii chromosome 1, fDanAes4.1, whole genome shotgun sequence harbors:
- the LOC130222342 gene encoding uncharacterized protein LOC130222342 — its product is MANNTVNIKSRINDRRIKENFIEKQHVSTEILQTLDDMRITHMYENYLHKNIQDYPTPIEFHITEVAHITNKISLPQIWRFEGFKGLNSNSLSWWSLKINDADIQEAEERYLETKFPDRSKEERAAQQPFLRKFTTSPLFKDESRYGNFRFTFPLSELMEAYKKQKCEGEEPVLRIYETKLFKQEIEYVVLVHSPQFNEKFKDFPLLTSNPIVAYDGQQIIWKAQAICETHTLELETIGNMAVTQRKERYEHYVWDQVSLAFHTNEVLTFSKKRLKASLSACQRDQYVNLDKWKNTYVHKDISLEEAEKIIENLQDDEPEEEKEDKKEEIKMEDE